The DNA sequence TCGTGCCCATCTGGATGCAGAGgcgcagaaagagaaagatcCCGCACGCGAAAAAGGCTCTGGCGATGCGCTGACCTCTGCCGATGAAGGAAATCTGACCCACAATACGTCTATATTCACCTGGAAGAACCTTACCTACACGGTTAATACGCCCACTGGCGAGAGGGTTCTACTAGACAATATTCATGGATGGGTCAAGCCTGGAATGTTAGGCGCTTTGATGGGGTCTTCTGGTGCAGGCAAAACGACATTACTTGACGTTCTCGCTCAGCGCAAAACTGAAGGCACAATCAAGGGCTCGATACTGGTTGATGGTCGTGAGTTGCCCGTGTCATTCCAAAGAATGGCAGGGTACTGCGAACAATTGGATGTTCATGAGCCATACGCAACTGTCCGAGAGGCATTGGAATTCTCTGCACTACTAAGACAATCCAGAGATACCcccagagaagaaaagctcaagtACGTTGATACGATTATTGATCTACTTGAGCTTCACGACCTGGCAGATACCTTGATCGGAACAGTCGGCAATGGGCTTAGTGTTGAGCAGAGAAAGCGTGTCACTATCGGAGTGGAGCTGGTATCGAAGCCCAGTATCCTAATTTTCTTAGACGAACCCACATCTGGTTTGGATGGACAATCGGCCTACAACACAGTCAGATTCCTTCGGAAGCTTGCAGACGTCGGCCAAGCTGTGCTAGTAACGATTCATCAGCCCTCCGCTCAGCTTTTCGCTCAATTCGATACTCTACTCCTGCTTGCCAGGGGCGGAAAGACAGTGTATTTCGGCGACATTGGTGACAACGGCGCAGCAATCAAACAATACTTTGGCAAGTACGGTGCTTCATGTCCTATTGAGGCGAATCCTGCCGAGTTCATGATTGATGTGGTGACCGGAGGTATCGAAGAGGTGAAAGATAAAGACTGGCATCAGATCTGGCTTGAATCCCCTGAACATGAACACATGATGGTCGAGCTTGATCAGTTGATTTCTGATGCCGCTGCGAAACCCCCTGGAACTCACGACGATGGCTATGAATTCTCGATGCCCTTGTGGGATCAAGTTAAGATTGTCACCCACCGCATGAATGTCGCCTTATTTCGGAACACCAACTACGTTAATAACAAGTTCTCATTGCACATTATTTCTGCCCTGCTTAACGGATTCTCCTTCTGGCACACCGGTCCCAGTGTATCGGCTCTGAACTTGAAGATGTTCACAATCTTCAACTTCGTATTCGTTGCGCCTGGTGTTATCAACCAACTTCAGCCATTGTTTATCCAGCGCCGTGATATTTACGATGCTCGTGAAAAGAAGTCTAAGATGTATTCATGGGTTGCCTTCGTTACTGGATTGATTGTCTCCGAATTTCCTTATCTTTGTGTCTGCGCTGTTCTCTATTTTGCCTGCTGGTATTACTGTGTAAGATTGCCTCATGACTCCAACCGGTCTGGTGCCACGTTTTTCATCATGCTCATCTATGAGTTTATCTATACCGGCATTGGCCAGTTCGTTGCAGCCTATGCGCCCAACCCGACCTTTGCCGCGCTTGTCAACCCTCTGATTATCAGCACACTGACATTGATGTGTGGTATCTTTGTGCCTTACAGCCAATTAACCGTGTTCTGGAGATACTGGATGTACTACCTGAACCCGTTCAACTATGTTACCTCGGGAATGTTAGTGTTCGGCATGTGGGGCGCAAAGGTGACCTGCAACGAGGACGAATTTGCGATCTTTGACCCAGTCAACGGCACCTGCGGCGATTATCTTGCCGACTACATGGCCGGTAGTGGCTCGAGGATCAACCTGACCAATCCTGACGCTACATCGGGGTGCAGGGTCTGCGAATACCGCAGTGGTAGTGACTTCCTGACCACGCTCAACATCAaccactactactacggATGGAGAGACGCCGGAATCTGCGTTATCTTCGCGATCAGTGGATACGCTTTGGTCTTTGCGTTGATGAAGCTGAGGACCAAggcttcgaagaaggctgAATAGATGATGCACTACCTTGCTCCTCAAGTTTATACATGCTCCTTGAGCATGTCATTGCATTCTTCATCGCAATTCCCTTGGCGGAGAATACTTATACATCCGCACTGGAGAAATTGGCTCTCTTTGTGTCGTACGCAGGGACTACTTTCTAAATGCAGTTAAGTACTGCTTCCCTtacccttctcttctttttatttcaGCTTGATagattgtatatatatttactttAGCCTTTACTTTCGCTCtttcgattttctttttttttttctctcaaGACTTGCATATATTCCCTGTTGATGTACAGATCCGTACATTCCTGCCTACCACAGCGTGCATATCTCATATGATAGAGCGATAGACAGACCTTGCGTTTATTTCATCATTAGCTAGAATAGACTACAATAGACtctaaaataattaaaaCCATTTCTCTACCAACACAAAATTCCcttaaaaaataattaacACGTACCAGCCCAAGCCATAGATCCCAAACGCGTCCACAAAGAACCATATGACAACGTACCATCGACATTAGTCGCACACTAAACACAAATATGTATCGGCCAGTACCATGAAAACAGGCACACCCTGATCGGCGGAGCTCACTTTCGTCTAGGGAATCAATCTAGATAATTTTAGACTCATATAGCCCCACCTGTGTTTGGATTCTCCACTATCCAGCTTCCTGGTAAAGTTCTATACCACCGCCACGCATTAGCGTTAGATCGACACGTCCCATCTCCGAGATAAACTTCTTCTATGGTGTTAGACTAGGTGTGGAGGGGCGAAGTAATTATAATGATGAATATGTAAACAGTACGAACGAGATGTGCAAAAAGTGATATCACATATACTTTGCCATACTATAGGTTTCCGACTCAAATAGCTAACCGTGTAACTACGAATATATCAAGTGTCTTAGATGGAAATGTGGACCAGGAATACTGATCATCATGCTGAAGACTTTGAGTGGGGTATCAAATTGCTTGGATAGCCATTGTTACGGAGGCTAAAGGAGGCAAAACATAATTCAGGCAGCGGTATATATGATACGATTCTCTTGGTGTATTTACGATGGGTATTTATCAATAGGGTCCACCCATCTACAAATGGAATTAATGGCATGCATTTGAATGACTCCATATCTCGCGCATAATAGATCAATAGTATGGGATAATACTGGGGCAATTGTGTGACTTGCTATGGCCGGGGGAGTTTATGGATATGACAGAAGAATATCATAAGATAGATTCAATACGTTGAATTTACATTGCAtaggagaggagaagataaTTGGTCCCTGTCGGACTCCGCTGACGTAGTATTTCTCTCATGTCAGGAATCTTCCAAAAGTACATAATAGGCCCTCTTGTAGCAATTTGCGTGGGCTTGTTGGATTAGGGTTGAATACGCCCGGTTTGgttcttctcttgctgcCACACAATCACCACATGTGTCCTTCATCCCAATAATATATGACCCAATGTGAGAAAGTCATctcaggaggaagatctcTAGGATCAAGAAACTCAACATGTTTTAGGGAACGGAGTTTAGGGAATAACTGTTCGAGTTGTCGGACATGCTTAGTAGGCATGCTAGTATATATTAGATTAGAGATAAGATAGTAACATAGAGAGACACCCAGATAGGGTCCTGGACTAACCTGATATCTGATTCCGTATCAATGAATGCTCCAACAGCCAAGTGTGTAAGCCGTGGTAGAAAAGGAACCTTTTCAGGATTGAGCACCATCATGTCAAAGTGTCCCGCAAGGTAAAGTATTCCGAGTAATGGACAGTGTTTGCCTAGGATACCCAAACAAACTGCGGTAAGTATGGAACCAGTGAGCTTCAACTTGATTACTACtagatgaggaagatttGCGACCAGCTTTTCAAAATCACTATCTGTGAAATGGGGCgcctggaaagaagagctgTCATTTGAAAGGAGCCTTAGTTCTCTCAGTTGCGTCAAACTGCCGAGAGACAAAAGATCCTCATTCGAAATCACTTCCGTACTTCCAACGATGGAAAGTTCGAGGCTGTGCAGCCCTGTTAGCTTGAAGATGGATGGAAATACGGTGCTGTCGAGGACAGAAGTGTCACTCCTTTCACTCAAGTAAAGATGTAACGTTTTGAGGTCCCGTATTGATCCTGCTATTGTTAATAGCGACGAGAGAGCGTCATCTGTTACTCTTATATCCAAATCCCGCAAAGCTATAAACGGTGATGAATTGCTCAGGGTTTCCAGTAGATATTTATTGAGCAACCCGTCGGTGGTAAGGTGGCGCAGATAATTATGTGTCGCCAAAATATTGAAATTATCGGCAGCCATACGCCTAGCTGGGTCCTTCCATGTAAGGGCCCCGTTGATTACGGTGCCATTGTTTTGGAGGACCCCCGAGAGAATTTTTAGTCTATGATGAGGGTGTACATTGGTGATAAATAGCGTCCGCAAGTGGAAACAGTACGTGTCGGGAAATGCAAGTAAGTCTGCGTTAACATCCCCAATGACCCAAAGATATCGGACTCCCGAATGCAAGTATTGCTGAAGATCAAACTTATCTTCCAAGACTAGCGACTCTGGACTttgatcctcttcatccttaGGAGGCTCAAAAATGATTGTGAGACACATCAACTTCGGAAAAGTGAGATAACGGAAAGCTGTTCGATATGCCCTCTGGTATACTATGAGATTCAATGATCTAATCACAGAGGCGTAGATCTGTCGGCGGCTCTCATACACCTCGACGAGTTCAGAATCCATACCCTGGCCCATGCCCCCACCTCCCCATAATACCGATATGCCACAATTGAACCATTGCGAGTTGAGTCTAAGGAGAGGAGCTATGTTgttctcttcgtctttcagAGTCCTTAGGATCTGTAGAACAATTTCCGGGGGTAGTTTGTCCATAGTgacagaagatgaggatgggtTGGTTGAGAATTTAATAACActggaaggaagaaatatcaGGACAAGGAATATTGTCGTGAGTCAGGTGCCTTTTAGCCCTGACAACCAGAAGATTATACAATGAGTGAATGTTATGGCAGTAGAAGACGTGTTAATGTTAATCATATGTTGTCATACTTCACTCATTTGTCCCCATAATAAGCAACAGCTATTACTAATGACTACTGCCGTATGTATGCTGCTATGTACTGTTTGACATTGGAGCATTATACCTCATATGTGTACGTACTTCGCTTTTGGACCTCATCACATACTGATGTGATATAAGTCAGGCTGGTGCCCTTGTCGAAACCTTTATTCCCGCTTCCTCGCCTTTAGGGGTCGAGTTAAGCCGCGGTCAACCTTCTTGCCTGACCACCTATACGACTACCGCGTCATGAATAACCCCATTAAAACACTTGTCCGACATGAGTCCCTTGAAATTCGCTCAGCCTCGGCGGGTTCGAGCTGTACAATATACATGCTCCAGGGTcagcagaagcaggagcTCAGATTCGTCATCTTCCAAGGTGAACGTGAATAGTTCTGCGGGGATACTGGCCATCGTTGGCCATCGTCCGATGATTCTCATATAAAACTCTCGGAAACATATCAATTGACCAATATCCCTCCCTGATACCTTGGTTGAAAGGATACAGAAGAATCCAGACAACGGCCGCAATACGGTCTCGGTTGTCCATCGACCGAGTGACCCAGTTACCTGTCTATATTTACTTAAAGTGGCATGATTACTACATTATCACCGGTGCTTGGATTACTTACCAGTGTCCCTCGGCGCCTAATTTCTCCTCGTCACACCGACCAACCGGAGACCTTATTTGCCGATCTACGGAACTGAATATAGTAGTTAGTATACCAATGGGGCAAACTATTGTACCAGATCTCAACACCGATCGTCGAAGCTGAGATACAAGATAATGGATCAGCCAAGCCATAGTCCCACTCAGCCTAGTGTACAGCACTCGGTGTATTTAACGTGGGATCTCCTCAATAATTTATATAGCAAACCCTCCATCTACCGGTAGAAGCCACAATAGAATATGACTATGAGAAGATTTAAACCCTACAGATATCTCTCGTCCGCGGGAATATGGATGCGactcttctccaatggcgTAGGTATATATTGCTATTCTACCGCAATCATTTACTCCTGCTCCTTACCCGCCAAGTAATGAACATCACGCGCCGGCATAAACTTGCCACGCACGGTATCCCGCTCAAAAAGCTCGTCCATAAATTCCAATGATAGCCCTAATTATAAGATCGTTCAGTATTactcccttttttttttttttttttttttttttttttttttttttttttctgacTATTAAAAATCAGCAACACAACCGGAATCATACCTTTAGTTTCCGGCACAAAGTACCAAGTATATATCACCATCACGAAACAGAAACTCCCGTACACAAAGTAAGTCCCGTATCCATTTTTCCCCAACGTCGCGAACATTGTCGGCGTGGATTTTGCAACCACAAAATTGAAGAACCACTGTGAGGCTGTGGCCATGCCCATATTCAGGGCCCTAAGGCGTGCCGGGGGAATTTCCTAGTCCCGCCTGTTAGcagatatatactataatGCGACACGGAAGATTTACTGCGCAGTATGACCATACCACTGGCCCCCATCCGAATTGATATACGGCGGCAAAGAGGTATATGGCGATCAGGGCAATGTATCCTTGCGGTGTGATAGGGGCGTTTTCCGATATCGTATCAAATCGGACGTAAAAGCCGACGTAAAATAGCATGATACCCTATGTCCGGTGATAAATAGATTGTTCAACTCCGGGATACGATATTGCATACCTGAACGATTCCTGTCCATAACAacgatcttcttcggccGAGCGTATCCGATACGAACACGATAAAGATGCCACAGGCTATAAATTTGATGATACCGTATATCCCCGTGGCAAATAGACCCACCGAGGAGGATGCAAGGCCGACACTTGCGAATATTGTTGGACTGTAGTATGTCATGGCGTTGGTCCCCGTCATGTTACTCCACATCATGAGGGTAATGCATAGGATTGATCGCCGGCGATAGGACTTCTTTGAAAAGGATTCTTTTAGAAGACACCACATCGATGACTCGGAGTGCTGCGACTCCTCTTCCAGTTGACGCCTCAGGTTATTCAACTCCTCTATCACATATGAATGGTCTTCCGGTAACCCTCTGAGGGTAGCGAGAACGCGTGGTGCTCTTTCCGGCCGCTTCATCGCGAGGTATCTCGGTGACTCGTTTGCAAAGAGCATACCGACTAAAAGGATCACGGCTGGAAATgcttgaagagaaagagggatGATGAATTGTTCCTTTCCCGTTAAGTGACGCTCGCAGCCGTAGTTGATCCAGAACGCTAACTGCAGCACCTTTGTTAGATATATGGAACATGTTGAAAAGGTTTAGATCTAAATCATAAAGTCTAGACCTACCGTGAGACCGAATACCAAGGTTAATTGATAGAATCCTGTCAATAACCCTCGGATGCCGCGTGGCGCATTTTCagcaatatatattggaCACACGGAAGATGCTATCCCGATGGAGACTCCCCCGATGAATCTATATACCACATTAGCTAATGAAAGAGATTGAAGTGAACGGTTTACTTGCCGTCCTGCATACAAAACTCCAATGATGCCACTAGCACCGGCTTGCATAGCAACACCGACGAACAATATCAATGCAGAGAGTATCAGTGACAAGCGGCGTCCAATGGCATTGGCAACGTAGGTGGAGACTAGTGCACCCAGAAAAGACCCCGCTTGGATGACGGAGACGATGTTAGACTCGAGGTTTGCTAGAACGgtgtcttcttttcctttgagCCCGTATTGTCTTTCGTTCGGTTAGTCTTGTGCAAGTGGTGACCTTAGGAGAGGGACTCACTCTTTGAAGGAGTTCATGGTTAGGACGCCTCCGATGACACCCATGTCAAAACCAAAAAGCATGGAAGCTCCACATGCCTATATGTCATCAGCTTCTTTGAACATGTACTAAACCAGGGGACGTTGAGCATACCGAAAGGCTGATTAAAACTACACGGAAATTATATATCTCCGGGGGGTCCGACTTGACCGTGTCATTTCGAATAATTCTCTGAAGGAATGTCATTTGGATGGCGCGCTTCTACTCTACAGAGATTTAATGCTACAGAATAGATCTCGCAGGGCCCTTTAAGTATCAATGGAGGCACGATGTGTCTATCTACGCCAAGAGTACGGCTGTAGACGGCCATTGTAGAGGCTTGCCTCGTTCTTTGACTAGCTGGCCGAACAATGTTGGCATAGCTTTGGATAGGGTTCACTCTCCCCATTCCCTACTATGATTAGAGGAAGCAAGTGCCATCGATCGAcaatcatgatgatgcggGGTAACACTATGCCTGAATTGGAATCTGGGGTAGATGCTTTTGCGGGGAATTAGCGTCGGCTATAGGTATCATCATTGCTACTATCCGTCCTCCTAGGATTATCGAATAAAGCGCTATCAATTACAAATCCATCAGAAGCTGACCCACACCGTGGTTCTCCAAGCCAGGGAACCCACCGCGAAGAAACGGCAAGTTAGACAAAAAAGTGTCAGGGCATTCTAAACCTTCAGTTGACTCTAGAAAGGATAATGCCTGCTGAGTCTGGAAGTCATCCTGGAAAGGGCCTGTACTGTCTATCACGGAAGTGCTTGCAAATTCGTCGAGGTCTATAGGGCTCGGTAGCGGGTTTTGCGCAGAGCCACTCGACTGAACAGAGTCGTTTGCTGTCTCCGGCGTGGTCTGTCCTTGGAACCACAGACTTGTGAGCAGCTTGCTGTATCTGGAAGTGATATGAGATGGGCTTGTGGCTGCACTTTTGAGCATGGAGATAAATTGGCGAACTAGCGTGGTACAGGTCTGTTGTTCCTCAGAGCTTAAAGCTCCAACAGTCAGCGCTTTGAAGAGGAACACCGAAGCATGTATCTCGTATCTGTAGACTGGTTAGGATGGTTATTTGTGGTGGCAGTAGGTGTATTAGCCTTACAGGTAGAACCGGACAGGAATATACCTGAGGTGCTTCGTGGGGTTCAACCGCTCCATGAGGTACTTGAGCACGCTTTTAGCTGCATCGATAGCAATATAGATGTGTCTACCATCAGCACTAGCCATCACGCTGTAGGGGAAGTATGAAGTCTTTCCGTTATCGCTTCCAACGGGACTCTTAGGCGTTCGATAAAGAACCGCCTGGAAAGCGAACGCGTTGATGTAGAGACGGAGGTACTCGAACTGGAGACATAGGAGACCGCTTAGGTGAAAAGGTAAATCGACATTGGCCCAGGCCTCTTTCCACATGGCCAGTGCCTTGGAGCTATCATCAAGATACTTGGTGTAGTCGCCCATGAGCATCAGCTGCACAGTGCGAGTTTTCGATGCGTATAGGATATCATGAATATTTCCGAAGATAGTGGTTAGCTCAACTTGAGCCTGGACAAAACTCGCATAATCGACCCCATTCGCCTTCTGGGGCCGTAGGTAGGGGTAGTCTTCTATCGTGAACCGAGTGGATAAACCAGGCCCGCGACACCAGAAGGCTTGACCCATTTGGATAGAAATCTGACGGTCGGCAAGGTACGTGACTAAGTATGTCAGCTTAGGATAATAGGATGCGGAGATGTTTCTTACAGATCCAGGCCAGTCTATTACGATGATAATCCAATTTATCCTCATCCTTTGATTCGCCTCGAAACGAATACCTTTCCAGGTGTAACAAATAGGCTTGACGGACTGCCAGTCCAATGAGATTCCATGAAACACTATCCTCTTCAGTCACTTGCACCTGTTGAGGCGGACCGTTGCTGGCTGCAGCATCCCTTGCCCATTCCTCGGTACTGATGTGTGGAACCCACTCGGCGAGGAGCAGCAGTCCTTCCACTGAGCCAACATGCCGAACACTGGCAGCGCCCAACACAACTCGCAGTAGTAGCTTTTCCATGTACTGAGATATTCTGGCATGCAAGCCTTCCAGGCCCCCTCGGTCCTTTGTTGCGATGGTCAACACAGCTGTTAGAAGAAATGTGTCATTTGCCCATGATTGCGTGATATTATCCAAAGAAGACAGATGGCCGGGAACAATTGGCAGATATGGATGGAAGTTTTGGACATAGCTGGTTAAAATGTTAGTCTGGAGCGGGCGTAACTGAATATATTACATACTATTGAAGTAAAGGCTCCAGCAGTTGAGTATCCACGATGCCATTCTGGATAAGCTCACTAGTAAGAAGAGTCGAGGATTTCCTTGCTGGATGAGTGACGGAACTATCCTGAGCATTACTTTCTTCTCTCGTAGACATCTGATTAATGTCGACTTGATACATTAAtgttttcctcctttctgcACTCCTTTCAGTCGCAGCCGTCTGTGCAAGAATCTGAAGAGCCTCTAGCGGATTCTGAATACCCCCAAGTCTGTGGTCTGCCGCCACGGTCTCTGTATTGACTGAATCTACAGCTCTGGATTCAATAGTGTGCTCTGATCGATCGCATTctcgaagctcttcctctCGGTGTTTCTGGGATTTCCGGACACGAAACCGAGAGTAATCGCCGCCTCGTCGAGAAGTGGCAATCACACATCTATGCCCTTCAGAAAAGCACTTTGAGCAAGGATAGTAATTGTTTTCGTTGGTATATTGTCTAAAGCTGTTAACTGACAATTCGTAGCAGGCCTTGTGGGCGACATACAGATCGCATTTCGTCTTCCGCTGCCTACAGCGAATGCAGGCTCGGTAGAGACGTTCCCCTTTACTTTTCGTCATAGTCAATTTTGCGATTTGATATCAGTGGTTTATGGTGGGATGTCGAAAATTAATGCGGGGGAGAAGCGATTCTGCTGCATCGGCTATAGAAACCCGCCCACGGCTGTAGTTCGGCTATAGACGGCAACGGCATCTGATTGGTTGAGCGTGGGGTCTTCTCTGTTGTGGTGTTGTTATAAGAACAACACACGTCCTAGACGTAGGTCAATTTTTCTATAGATTCAAACCGCTATCGGTTCTCATTACTTCCACAAGTCACTACAGAAACACCTCAAGATGGCTACGATGGTTGAATCCGAGGTCTCGACCTCTGTAACCGCcacagaacaacaacaaactCTCCCCAAGGACGACATCTATGGCAAATATTACCCCAccgacccaaagaatctcaGTCTGGAGGGTAATTTCGGGCCTATGGATCCGGAGAGAATTGGCTACTTGCAGCCGACTTCCAAGGATACCCCTCTGGAAATCATGCGGGAGCGGTTTAACCGTGACGGATATCTTCTGGTAAATATATTCTAGCCACCGTCCATCTATACATTTCTGACACAGTATTGATTTGATATAGGTAAAAGGCCTCCTCCCCAAAGAACCCGTCCTCAAATGTCGCCGTGAATACTTCGAGTATATGTCCCCATCTGGCCTCCTCAAGCCCGGCACGGACACAGTCGAGGGAATCTTCAGCGAAAAGGACAGTCGCAAGTACCTGCCACCAGGGAACCTCCGCCGGCTTTTCGGActgaaagatgatgaggagtCGGAAAGGTACCTGGAGCTCATGATCAGCGCACACGAGGCTCAATTCTACCTCGACTTCTGTGAGATAGAAGAGCTGCGAGCATTTATCCGACGGTTCGCAGGGTGGGAACACATTACCATGTTGCAACGGACGCTTTTGAGAGCATTTGTGCCAGATAGCGAACTAACACCCGTTCACTTTGATCAGATGTACCTCCGTGCTGGCCCGCCTACTAGTCTCACTGCATGGGTGCCTATTGGGGATATCTCTCTTGAAGGGGGTGGGTTAATGTATCTTGAGGGCTCGACTGATATTGGGCAGAAGACGGAAAAGGAGTTTAGTCGAAACGCAGGTAATCTGACTGATGAGGAGCGTGTATCCGCCTTCAATAAGAATATGAATGATGGTGGATTTCTGAGTCGAGATACGGTTGAGTACGGCCAGAAGGCTGATCGGAAGTGGCTGATTGGGGAGTATGAGGTTGGCGATGTCATCTTCCATAATCCCTGGATGGTCCACGCTAGTTGCAAGAATAAGGATCCCCAAAGACGGATTCGATTAGCAACTGACTTGAGATTTGTGGATTCTACCAAGCCGTATGATAAGGTGAGCTCTTTCTTGGTCGAGCATAAGTAATGTTGCTAACCTTAGTTCTAGCGCTGGATGAAGGTCTTTCGGCCACTAGATGGGCTTTGATGTTATCCAGACTCCATTAAGGGTGCACAATGTGTACTGTTGGAATATTTGTCGGATAGTTGTATGTAACATGAATGCTATCATTTTCCACGTCCAGTCATTATTTAGGAGAACTTATTATGACAATCCGTGGTGTCGATAGATTTAGTAGAGTCCAATGCCACCACAACAGATGTTGTACAGAAGTGAGACATAACAGCATGATCGACCTTTCGAATCCTCCAGGATAGGAGTCGATCTAGGGAAAGGCCAAAGTGTAGTCTGGGATTATCCCTACATCAACCTCAGCTGACTTGGGCTTCAGTATTTGGTCGATCCATCGCATGCTCACCTCATCAGTACCTAACCCTAAAGCAGCTCTCGCACTGTGCTTGGAGATGCATCCAATTCTGGGATCTTTAGCCTGGCCAAGTATACAGGAATAATGATTGGATTTTGGTTTCGTTAGTCCAACTCGtaagaaaggagagcaaCATGCTGCCAGGATATCTCAAAGAGATCAGGCCATGCTCCACAGACCACCAAAAGCACCTCGGCATGGTATTTTGCCACTGGTGGAGTCCATGAGTAACAACTTATCTTCGGTCATAATTCAAACCGTTTAGATGTTGGTCCGATCCCCGGTATACCGTGTTACCAACACCGTTATAGTCACATCATACTGTGGCATAGAATTCACATTCGGTCTGCCTCTTTTGCTCCCTCAGCAGGGCTCACGGCTCATGGATGAACTGACGAGTTGCTAGTTACACAGTTAATGATATGACAAGGGGGCAGATAAATACCAACAGCCGCAGCCTCTTTCAGGCGCTCATAGGTACTTCATGTTACGCATGAGGCGTCTGTGAGATTTCTCGATAGTCTTCCGCGGGTTGCGCTTGTAATATGACAAGCCATAACGATCCTTGTGAGAGGACGTATTGTTGGGCTACCCTTGAAAGCTGAGGACATTTGTGCTCCAGTTTCATCAGGGTCGTGGGAAGACAGGTACGTTGAATGGCGTTGTCTCTGCTGAGAGTGAAGTAATCAGGCTGGTAAGCGTAGGCTTGTGCTGGTGACTCAAGTTCGCTATTTGCTGTACTAGATACGTACGTTAATCTAAATCTGATGATGGGTTTGGAGACATCTACAATTTGCTGGTATGTATACTTGTAAAATCTACTGCATGTTTATGCTGCTGTATACTTCTGACACCCTGGAAGCAGAACTTAATCTACGCACCAGGCAACAATTTTAAATTATAAACTTTACCCGGTCACCCTAGTTGCATATATGTCATGAAAATCTGGAACAGCTGAAAGACCCCTGACGTGGGGGCTATCTATACCACCAACATATGTACAACACACCTGAGACGTTACTGAG is a window from the Aspergillus oryzae RIB40 DNA, chromosome 6 genome containing:
- a CDS encoding Zn(II)2Cys6 transcription factor (predicted protein), giving the protein MTKSKGERLYRACIRCRQRKTKCDLYVAHKACYELSVNSFRQYTNENNYYPCSKCFSEGHRCVIATSRRGGDYSRFRVRKSQKHREEELRECDRSEHTIESRAVDSVNTETVAADHRLGGIQNPLEALQILAQTAATERSAERRKTLMYQVDINQMSTREESNAQDSSVTHPARKSSTLLTTVLTIATKDRGGLEGLHARISQYMEKLLLRVVLGAASVRHVGSVEGLLLLAEWVPHISTEEWARDAAASNGPPQQVQVTEEDSVSWNLIGLAVRQAYLLHLERYSFRGESKDEDKLDYHRNRLAWIFTYLADRQISIQMGQAFWCRGPGLSTRFTIEDYPYLRPQKANGVDYASFVQAQVELTTIFGNIHDILYASKTRTVQLMLMGDYTKYLDDSSKALAMWKEAWANVDLPFHLSGLLCLQFEYLRLYINAFAFQAVLYRTPKSPVGSDNGKTSYFPYSVMASADGRHIYIAIDAAKSVLKYLMERLNPTKHLRYIPVRFYLYEIHASVFLFKALTVGALSSEEQQTCTTLVRQFISMLKSAATSPSHITSRYSKLLTSLWFQGQTTPETANDSVQSSGSAQNPLPSPIDLDEFASTSVIDSTGPFQDDFQTQQALSFLESTEGLECPDTFLSNLPFLRGGFPGLENHGVGQLLMDL
- a CDS encoding phytanoyl-CoA dioxygenase family protein (predicted protein); the protein is MATMVESEVSTSVTATEQQQTLPKDDIYGKYYPTDPKNLSLEGNFGPMDPERIGYLQPTSKDTPLEIMRERFNRDGYLLVKGLLPKEPVLKCRREYFEYMSPSGLLKPGTDTVEGIFSEKDSRKYLPPGNLRRLFGLKDDEESERYLELMISAHEAQFYLDFCEIEELRAFIRRFAGWEHITMLQRTLLRAFVPDSELTPVHFDQMYLRAGPPTSLTAWVPIGDISLEGGGLMYLEGSTDIGQKTEKEFSRNAGNLTDEERVSAFNKNMNDGGFLSRDTVEYGQKADRKWLIGEYEVGDVIFHNPWMVHASCKNKDPQRRIRLATDLRFVDSTKPYDKRWMKVFRPLDGL
- a CDS encoding uncharacterized protein (predicted transporter (major facilitator superfamily)), coding for MTFLQRIIRNDTVKSDPPEIYNFRVVLISLSACGASMLFGFDMGVIGGVLTMNSFKEQYGLKGKEDTVLANLESNIVSVIQAGSFLGALVSTYVANAIGRRLSLILSALILFVGVAMQAGASGIIGVLYAGRQVNRSLQSLSLANVVYRFIGGVSIGIASSVCPIYIAENAPRGIRGLLTGFYQLTLVFGLTVLQLAFWINYGCERHLTGKEQFIIPLSLQAFPAVILLVGMLFANESPRYLAMKRPERAPRVLATLRGLPEDHSYVIEELNNLRRQLEEESQHSESSMWCLLKESFSKKSYRRRSILCITLMMWSNMTGTNAMTYYSPTIFASVGLASSSVGLFATGIYGIIKFIACGIFIVFVSDTLGRRRSLLWTGIVQGIMLFYVGFYVRFDTISENAPITPQGYIALIAIYLFAAVYQFGWGPVVWSYCAEIPPARLRALNMGMATASQWFFNFVVAKSTPTMFATLGKNGYGTYFVYGSFCFVMVIYTWYFVPETKGLSLEFMDELFERDTVRGKFMPARDVHYLADRQIRSPVGRCDEEKLGAEGHW